The following coding sequences lie in one Rutidosis leptorrhynchoides isolate AG116_Rl617_1_P2 chromosome 4, CSIRO_AGI_Rlap_v1, whole genome shotgun sequence genomic window:
- the LOC139843267 gene encoding uncharacterized protein — protein sequence MTICRGVFSFDNGWCLTQNIQLKCNIILYKYITTQAGGVVLFVNGQRPSNGVISKSNVHYKELVEGANDVYLDVFEPNDDNVTFTVRLDRLKKEKKKEELLAKRRGELKDERPKPVLIGRNGRCYCDCEDPSCDGFCMAWYVLNKDVSRCILSDVNLRSRKKTNEVFTY from the exons ATGACGATTTGCAGGGGTGTTTTCAGTTTTGACAATGGTTGGTGTTTGACACAGAACATCCAG TTGAAATGCAAtattatattatacaaatatataacAACACAAGCTGGTGGTGTAGTTCTGTTTGTTAATGGGCAGAGGCCCTCTAATGGAGTTATTTCGAAGTCAAATGTTCATTATAAGGAGCTAGTCGAAGGGGCCAATGATGTTTATCTTGATGTCTTCGAGCCGAATGATGATAACGTTACGTTTACGGTTAGGTTGGATCGATTGAAAAAGGAGAAAAAGAAGGAAGAATTGTTGGCAAAAAGAAGGGGTGAATTGAAGGATGAAAGGCCTAAACCGGTTTTGATTGGTCGTAATGGTAGATGTTATTGTGATTGCGAGGATCCCTCGTGTGACGGTTTTTGTATGGCGTGGTATGTACTGAATAAAGATGTTTCAAGATGTATTCTTAGTGATGTTAATCTGAGGTCAAGAAAGAAGACGAACGAGGTTTTCACTTACTAA